In a genomic window of Magnolia sinica isolate HGM2019 chromosome 14, MsV1, whole genome shotgun sequence:
- the LOC131225576 gene encoding UDP-glycosyltransferase 73C6-like: MAAQDPHQLHFIFIPFLAPGHMIPMIDMAGLFAKRGVIATVITTTDNGARFEAVINRAMESNLPFRLVQVRFPSQEVGMPDRIENVDSIVSRESGKGFFDALEMLQQPIEKYLQEHLPRPSCIISDSFFPWTCETAQMFQIPRIVFHGMCCFSLLCIKNVLHYKSHEDVASEFEPIAVPGLPHRIEIPKSQLPESVANNSGFQEISEKARTGDSKSYGVVVNSFNESDNEYVEYYQKATGKKVWTIGPVSLYNKEMLDKTVRGNKTSINEHECLSWLDSRKPKSVVYVCFGSICRLTHSQLIQIGLGLEASNRSFVWVIRDISKPEKIEEWLSDGFDERIKDRGLIIRGWAPQILILSHPAIGGFLTHCGWNSTLEGICAGVPMLAWPLFGEQFLNEKLIVQVLRIGVDLGISRSVAEWYPDEKKEVLVEMEEVTKAVERLMDEGDEGEERRKRARTLGEKARSAMEEGGSSYINMTLLIEDIINQHTERNNTEVSVL; encoded by the coding sequence ATGGCTGCCCAAGATCCCCACCAGCTTCACTTCATCTTCATTCCTTTCTTGGCCCCTGGTCACATGATCCCCATGATCGACATGGCCGGCTTGTTCGCGAAGCGGGGTGTGATCGCCACCGTCATCACCACAACCGACAATGGAGCTCGGTTCGAGGCAGTAATCAACCGAGCAATGGAATCCAACCTCCCGTTTCGACTTGTACAAGTCCGTTTTCCATCCCAAGAAGTGGGAATGCCTGACAGGATTGAGAACGTCGATTCTATTGTCTCGAGAGAATCGGGAAAGGGTTTCTTCGATGCGCTTGAGATGCTACAACAACCAATAGAAAAGTATCTTCAAGAACATCTACCCCGCCCGAGCTGCATAATTTCAGACTCTTTTTTCCCATGGACATGCGAAACCGCTCAAATGTTTCAGATTCCGAGGATTGTTTTCCATGGGATGTGTTGCTTCTCTCTCCTCTGTATCAAAAACGTGCTTCATTACAAGTCCCACGAAGATGTCGCCTCCGAATTTGAACCTATCGCTGTGCCGGGCTTGCCCCATCGAATTGAGATCCCGAAATCCCAGCTGCCAGAAAGTGTTGCCAACAATTCGGGTTTTCAAGAAATAAGTGAAAAAGCCAGAACAGGTGATTCGAAATCTTACGGTGTGGTGGTGAACAGTTTTAACGAATCGGATAATGAATACGTTGAGTACTACCAGAAGGCAACGGGAAAGAAGGTGTGGACCATCGGACCAGTATCTCTATATAACAAGGAGATGTTGGATAAGACAGTGAGAGGGAACAAGACCTCCATCAATGAGCATGAATGCTTGAGTTGGCTTGATTCAAGGAAACCCAAGTCAGTTGTTTATGTTTGTTTTGGAAGCATATGTCGCCTCACCCATTCGCAGTTGATACAAATTGGTTTGGGCTTGGAAGCTTCGAATCGATCCTTCGTTTGGGTGATTAGAGACATCTCGAAACCGGAGAAGATTGAGGAATGGCTTTCGGACGGATTCGATGAAAGGATAAAGGATAGGGGTCTTATTATCAGAGGGTGGGCCCCTCAGATACTGATACTATCGCACCCGGCAATTGGAGGGTTCTTAACACATTGCGGTTGGAATTCGACATTGGAGGGCATCTGTGCGGGTGTGCCCATGTTAGCATGGCCTCTCTTCGGAGAGCAGTTCTTGAATGAGAAGCTCATCGTACAAGTTCTGAGGATCGGAGTCGATCTAGGCATCTCCCGGAGTGTTGCTGAATGGTACCCGGACGAGAAGAAAGAAGTTTTGGTGGAGATGGAAGAGGTTACGAAGGCTGTAGAGAGGTTGATGGATGAgggagatgaaggagaagaaaggagaaagagagcaAGAACGCTGGGAGAGAAGGCAAGGTCGGCAATGGAAGAGGGTGGTTCTTCATACATCAACATGACACTTTTGATTGAAGATATCATCAATCAGCACACCGAACGTAACAACACGGAAGTTAGTGTTCTTTAG
- the LOC131225777 gene encoding uncharacterized protein LOC131225777 isoform X3 has protein sequence MDSIKAPAGRKIPFFLLTIGGPSFPNLFRPFFIVQSTTGCPPIADFGPLKSISSIRPSKIHLISQVQKLQKELQEEIDLHFALANAVAQASAPLSDSPSQIPAKELLSNKAMLKIIVLKLEEELIALHFLLS, from the exons ATGGATTCGATCAAAGCTCCTGCTGGAAGAAaaattcccttttttcttttgacAATCGGAGGCCCCTCCTTCCCTAATCTCTTTCGCCCATTTTTCATCGTTCAATCCACGACAGGCTGCCCGCCGATAGCCGATTTTGGCCCATTGAAGTCTATTTCGTCCATTCGTCCATCGAAGATTCACCTCATCTCACag GTTCAGAAACTACAAAAGGAGCTACAAGAGGAGATCGACTTGCATTTTGCTTTGGCAAATGCTGTTGCTCAAGCTTCTGCACCTTTGTCTGATTCTCCTTCTCAGATTCCCGCCAAG GAGCTGTTGTCTAACAAAGCTATGCTCAAGATCATAGTTCTAAAGCTTGAAGAAGAATTGATTGCCTTGCATTTTCTACTTAGTTAG
- the LOC131225777 gene encoding uncharacterized protein LOC131225777 isoform X2, whose product MDSIKAPAGRKIPFFLLTIGGPSFPNLFRPFFIVQSTTGCPPIADFGPLKSISSIRPSKIHLISQRCLLPIKTNSRALIAFPRFRNYKRSYKRRSTCILLWQMLLLKLLHLCLILLLRFPPRSCCLTKLCSRS is encoded by the exons ATGGATTCGATCAAAGCTCCTGCTGGAAGAAaaattcccttttttcttttgacAATCGGAGGCCCCTCCTTCCCTAATCTCTTTCGCCCATTTTTCATCGTTCAATCCACGACAGGCTGCCCGCCGATAGCCGATTTTGGCCCATTGAAGTCTATTTCGTCCATTCGTCCATCGAAGATTCACCTCATCTCACag AGATGCTTATTGCCAATAAAGACAAACTCCCGTGCATTGATTGCATTTCCCAGGTTCAGAAACTACAAAAGGAGCTACAAGAGGAGATCGACTTGCATTTTGCTTTGGCAAATGCTGTTGCTCAAGCTTCTGCACCTTTGTCTGATTCTCCTTCTCAGATTCCCGCCAAG GAGCTGTTGTCTAACAAAGCTATGCTCAAGATCATAG
- the LOC131225777 gene encoding uncharacterized protein LOC131225777 isoform X1, whose product MDSIKAPAGRKIPFFLLTIGGPSFPNLFRPFFIVQSTTGCPPIADFGPLKSISSIRPSKIHLISQRCLLPIKTNSRALIAFPRFRNYKRSYKRRSTCILLWQMLLLKLLHLCLILLLRFPPRLRSCCLTKLCSRS is encoded by the exons ATGGATTCGATCAAAGCTCCTGCTGGAAGAAaaattcccttttttcttttgacAATCGGAGGCCCCTCCTTCCCTAATCTCTTTCGCCCATTTTTCATCGTTCAATCCACGACAGGCTGCCCGCCGATAGCCGATTTTGGCCCATTGAAGTCTATTTCGTCCATTCGTCCATCGAAGATTCACCTCATCTCACag AGATGCTTATTGCCAATAAAGACAAACTCCCGTGCATTGATTGCATTTCCCAGGTTCAGAAACTACAAAAGGAGCTACAAGAGGAGATCGACTTGCATTTTGCTTTGGCAAATGCTGTTGCTCAAGCTTCTGCACCTTTGTCTGATTCTCCTTCTCAGATTCCCGCCAAG GCTTAGGAGCTGTTGTCTAACAAAGCTATGCTCAAGATCATAG
- the LOC131225777 gene encoding uncharacterized protein LOC131225777 isoform X4 → MDSIKAPAGRKIPFFLLTIGGPSFPNLFRPFFIVQSTTGCPPIADFGPLKSISSIRPSKIHLISQVQKLQKELQEEIDLHFALANAVAQASAPLSDSPSQIPAKA, encoded by the exons ATGGATTCGATCAAAGCTCCTGCTGGAAGAAaaattcccttttttcttttgacAATCGGAGGCCCCTCCTTCCCTAATCTCTTTCGCCCATTTTTCATCGTTCAATCCACGACAGGCTGCCCGCCGATAGCCGATTTTGGCCCATTGAAGTCTATTTCGTCCATTCGTCCATCGAAGATTCACCTCATCTCACag GTTCAGAAACTACAAAAGGAGCTACAAGAGGAGATCGACTTGCATTTTGCTTTGGCAAATGCTGTTGCTCAAGCTTCTGCACCTTTGTCTGATTCTCCTTCTCAGATTCCCGCCAAG GCTTAG